A single Natrinema sp. HArc-T2 DNA region contains:
- the gvpO gene encoding gas vesicle protein GvpO, halophile-type, giving the protein MAEADTHSQKQCKAHTEDGERCSRPAQDDGFCYQHDESDQTVSDSQTAEAEEQADEQTDGDDIEQSRSRGTTAMTADEVTDPETVETDVDAAEEIAGVLAVRKTVESTASQLIGHEFDGVSEVSPTDEGWRAIVEVVERRAVPDTQDIIGRYEIELDTDATVHGYHRLDRYRRGDTTEFE; this is encoded by the coding sequence ATGGCCGAAGCCGATACCCACTCACAGAAGCAGTGTAAGGCCCACACCGAAGACGGCGAGCGCTGCTCGCGACCGGCACAGGACGACGGCTTTTGCTATCAACACGACGAGAGTGATCAAACAGTGAGCGACAGCCAGACAGCCGAGGCGGAGGAACAGGCCGACGAACAGACCGACGGTGACGACATCGAACAGTCCCGATCCCGCGGCACGACAGCCATGACCGCCGACGAGGTGACCGATCCCGAGACTGTCGAGACGGATGTCGACGCCGCCGAAGAGATCGCAGGCGTCCTCGCGGTTCGAAAGACGGTCGAGTCGACCGCCAGCCAGCTCATCGGCCACGAGTTCGACGGTGTCAGCGAGGTCTCGCCGACCGATGAGGGCTGGCGCGCCATCGTCGAAGTCGTCGAACGGCGAGCCGTGCCCGACACCCAGGACATCATCGGTCGCTACGAGATCGAACTCGATACCGACGCCACCGTCCACGGCTACCACCGACTCGACCGCTACCGTCGCGGCGACACCACGGAATTCGAATAG
- a CDS encoding CHY zinc finger protein — MSSPPVRGVDVGPETRCAHYHTDRDVVAFTFACCEDYYPCFRCHEERTDHEAVPWPRARFDEPSVLCGVCETELTVPEYLEANHSCPVCDAAFNPGCSKHADRYFETSP, encoded by the coding sequence ATGTCGAGCCCGCCCGTCCGCGGCGTCGACGTCGGTCCGGAAACCCGGTGTGCCCACTACCACACCGACCGCGACGTCGTCGCGTTCACGTTCGCGTGCTGTGAGGACTACTATCCTTGTTTTCGATGCCACGAGGAACGGACGGACCACGAGGCGGTGCCGTGGCCACGAGCGCGCTTCGACGAGCCGTCCGTCCTGTGTGGCGTCTGTGAGACCGAGCTGACCGTTCCAGAGTATCTCGAGGCCAACCATAGCTGTCCGGTCTGTGACGCAGCGTTCAATCCCGGCTGTTCGAAGCACGCGGACCGGTACTTCGAGACGAGTCCGTGA
- a CDS encoding winged helix-turn-helix transcriptional regulator produces the protein MTGVSSIASRAVAVILVAVVLGGAMAGVAAGESTAGVGTVGSTNALEPVRNETTDELESATAATTDGLETTTSETTVTVENTTQSFNDTVSNTTETVDGTINETTETVDGTLTGTVETVDGTVNETTEAIDGVNATVNASLEVGSDSTQAAQGSSTETDDPDTREQGSNETATPDDDAGGPVAPPSTGEAAASAVLVGLVGVIATGTAASGSTGAGISGAVGGAGTAVAGWLSTLRETAPLRLLGIDQLRRAGADLWKALPIFRYSRYDDSDPLEHDRRRAIYEAIRDQPGIYLSAISDRTDIPLSTVRHHVRVLADEDLIATRTVNGKRRYVLENDDAGLQAALEDSAKRAVLEAIADCGPVHNGQLADELDRDPSTISHHLGALADDGLVVRERDGRSIVNELPPHVAAALADDTTPAADARAVPADD, from the coding sequence ATGACAGGAGTGTCGTCGATCGCGAGTCGCGCCGTCGCGGTGATTCTCGTCGCCGTGGTCCTCGGCGGTGCGATGGCAGGCGTTGCAGCCGGCGAGTCGACCGCCGGAGTGGGTACCGTCGGGTCGACGAACGCGCTCGAGCCCGTTCGTAACGAGACGACCGACGAACTCGAGTCCGCGACGGCAGCCACCACTGACGGCCTCGAGACCACGACCAGCGAGACGACTGTGACGGTGGAAAACACGACTCAGTCCTTCAATGACACCGTCTCGAACACGACGGAGACAGTAGACGGAACCATCAACGAAACAACGGAGACAGTAGACGGCACCCTCACTGGCACTGTGGAAACCGTGGACGGCACCGTCAACGAAACGACGGAGGCGATCGACGGCGTCAACGCGACTGTCAACGCCTCTCTCGAGGTGGGATCGGACTCGACGCAGGCGGCCCAGGGCTCGAGCACCGAGACCGACGATCCCGATACCAGAGAGCAGGGATCCAACGAGACGGCCACCCCCGATGACGACGCGGGCGGTCCCGTCGCTCCGCCGAGTACGGGCGAAGCGGCAGCGAGCGCCGTCCTGGTCGGACTGGTGGGTGTGATCGCGACCGGCACCGCAGCGAGCGGTTCGACCGGGGCTGGGATCTCCGGCGCGGTCGGGGGCGCAGGTACCGCGGTCGCCGGCTGGCTGAGCACCCTCCGCGAGACGGCCCCGCTTCGGCTGCTGGGCATCGACCAACTGCGACGCGCGGGTGCGGACCTCTGGAAGGCCCTGCCGATCTTCCGCTACAGTCGCTACGACGACTCCGACCCGCTCGAGCACGACCGCCGGCGCGCGATCTACGAGGCGATCCGGGACCAGCCCGGGATCTACCTATCTGCGATCAGCGACCGGACCGATATCCCCCTCTCGACGGTCCGCCATCACGTCCGGGTGCTCGCAGACGAGGACCTGATCGCCACGCGCACGGTCAACGGGAAGCGCCGCTACGTCCTCGAGAACGACGACGCCGGACTGCAGGCCGCCCTCGAAGACTCCGCGAAACGGGCCGTACTCGAGGCGATTGCCGACTGCGGGCCGGTCCACAATGGCCAGCTCGCGGACGAACTCGACCGCGATCCGAGTACGATCTCCCATCATCTCGGAGCGCTCGCGGACGACGGGCTGGTCGTCCGCGAACGGGACGGTCGCTCGATCGTCAACGAACTGCCACCGCACGTCGCGGCGGCGCTGGCCGACGACACGACGCCGGCTGCCGACGCACGTGCCGTGCCGGCCGACGACTGA
- the mutS gene encoding DNA mismatch repair protein MutS: MDPALGPPAAMAEKRDELTPMMAQYHDLCARYDDAIVLFQVGDFYETFCGAAERTARLLEIALTSREDSTGEYPMAGIPVDNAESYIEDLLEAGYRVAVADQVEEPGETSGVVERAVTRVITPGTLTEDELLASDDNNFVAALAREDERLGLAFLDVSTGDFYATSATASESIADELSRFAPSEAVVGPDAPTEPVPDDCMMTPFDARAFDREQAGETLAAYFRNPDALLATDAEIRACGALLSYAEYVRGGEHEGERGDDERVDAVFEGDAEQRLEYITQLTRYDPREYLLLDAVALRSLELFEPRTVHGRDDATLIGMLDETASALGGRRLRDWLRRPLLEPARIEGRHDAVAELKAAVQRREQLHERLREVYDLERLIGRISRERANARDLRSLRDTLAVVPEIRAQLEDADCERLRELHEALDPLSDVRELIEDAIVAEPPIEITEGGIIAEGYDDDLDAVRATARDGKQWIDDLEARERERTGIGSLKVGHNSVHGYYIEVTNPNLDAVPNNYQRRQTLKNSERFVTPELKSREDEIVGAEQRADDREYELFCEVRREIAAEVERVQALADALANLDALVSLATVAAQYDYCRPDLLEREGRDGLVIDIEGGRHPVVERTQESFVPNDAHLTNERRLAVITGPNMSGKSTYMRQVAQIVLLAQVGSFVPARAARLTPVERIFTRVGASDDIAGGRSTFMVEMDELATILRDADEGSLVLLDEVGRGTSTADGMAIAQAITEHLHDAVGATTLFATHHHPLTELADDLAAAVPLHFEVDQDDGEVVFHHEIAPGAATGSYGVEVATAAGVPKDVVDRARELVADAAAAEAGAGDSADEEAGDTDSSDRPTVDADGESTAPATADGGDVPADVAAELRALDLAHLTPVEALTELDRLKRLLEE, from the coding sequence ATGGATCCGGCGCTTGGCCCGCCAGCGGCGATGGCCGAGAAACGTGACGAGCTGACGCCGATGATGGCGCAGTATCACGACCTCTGTGCGCGCTACGACGACGCGATCGTCCTCTTTCAGGTGGGCGATTTCTACGAGACCTTCTGTGGCGCGGCCGAACGCACCGCACGCCTGCTCGAGATCGCGCTGACAAGCCGCGAAGACTCCACCGGCGAGTATCCGATGGCCGGCATCCCGGTCGACAACGCCGAGTCGTACATCGAGGACCTGCTCGAGGCCGGCTACCGTGTCGCGGTCGCCGATCAGGTCGAAGAGCCCGGCGAGACCTCGGGCGTCGTCGAACGTGCGGTCACGCGCGTGATTACGCCCGGGACGCTTACCGAGGACGAACTGCTCGCGAGCGACGACAACAACTTCGTCGCGGCGCTCGCGCGTGAGGACGAGCGCCTCGGTCTGGCCTTCCTCGACGTCTCGACCGGCGACTTCTACGCGACGAGTGCGACCGCGAGCGAGTCGATCGCCGACGAACTGAGCCGGTTCGCCCCCTCGGAGGCAGTCGTCGGTCCCGACGCGCCGACCGAACCAGTCCCCGACGACTGTATGATGACGCCGTTCGACGCACGTGCGTTCGACCGCGAGCAGGCCGGCGAAACGCTCGCGGCGTACTTCCGGAACCCTGACGCCCTGCTGGCCACCGACGCCGAGATCCGGGCCTGCGGCGCGTTGCTTTCCTACGCCGAGTACGTCCGCGGCGGCGAACACGAGGGCGAGCGCGGCGACGACGAACGCGTCGACGCCGTCTTCGAAGGCGACGCGGAGCAGCGCCTCGAGTATATCACACAGCTCACCCGCTACGACCCCCGCGAGTACCTCTTACTCGACGCCGTCGCCCTGCGCAGCCTCGAGCTGTTCGAACCCCGGACGGTCCACGGTCGCGACGACGCGACGCTGATCGGCATGCTCGACGAGACCGCGAGCGCCCTCGGCGGTCGCCGGCTGCGTGACTGGCTTCGGCGACCGCTGCTCGAGCCTGCCCGGATCGAGGGTCGCCACGACGCGGTCGCGGAACTGAAAGCAGCCGTCCAGCGACGCGAGCAGCTTCATGAGCGCCTGCGGGAGGTCTACGACCTAGAACGGCTGATCGGACGAATCTCTCGCGAGCGGGCCAACGCGCGGGACCTGCGTTCGCTTCGGGATACGCTCGCGGTCGTCCCCGAGATCCGTGCCCAACTCGAGGACGCCGACTGCGAGCGGCTGCGGGAACTCCACGAGGCGCTCGACCCGCTGTCGGACGTCCGCGAATTGATCGAGGACGCGATCGTCGCCGAGCCACCGATCGAGATTACCGAGGGCGGGATCATCGCAGAGGGGTACGACGACGACCTCGACGCGGTGCGTGCGACCGCCCGGGACGGCAAACAGTGGATCGACGACCTCGAAGCGCGCGAACGCGAGCGCACCGGCATCGGCTCGCTGAAGGTCGGCCACAACTCGGTACACGGCTACTACATCGAGGTGACGAACCCGAATCTCGATGCCGTCCCCAACAACTATCAGCGCCGTCAGACGCTGAAAAACTCCGAGCGGTTCGTCACGCCGGAACTGAAATCGCGCGAAGACGAGATCGTCGGCGCCGAGCAACGAGCCGACGACCGCGAGTACGAACTGTTTTGCGAGGTTCGGCGCGAGATCGCCGCCGAAGTCGAACGCGTCCAGGCCCTGGCCGATGCGCTGGCGAATTTGGACGCGCTCGTCTCCCTTGCGACCGTCGCCGCCCAGTACGACTACTGCCGGCCCGACCTCCTTGAGCGCGAGGGGCGAGACGGGCTCGTGATCGACATCGAGGGCGGTCGTCATCCGGTCGTCGAGCGCACCCAGGAGTCGTTCGTCCCCAACGATGCCCACCTGACGAACGAGCGGCGGCTGGCAGTGATCACTGGCCCCAATATGTCCGGGAAGTCGACGTACATGCGCCAGGTGGCCCAGATCGTTCTGCTGGCCCAAGTCGGGAGCTTTGTCCCTGCTCGAGCCGCCAGACTCACGCCGGTCGAGCGGATCTTCACCCGCGTTGGGGCCAGCGACGACATCGCCGGCGGGCGCTCGACGTTCATGGTCGAGATGGATGAACTCGCGACGATCCTCCGAGACGCCGACGAAGGCTCGCTCGTCCTCCTCGACGAGGTCGGACGGGGAACCTCGACTGCCGACGGCATGGCCATCGCGCAGGCGATCACCGAACACCTCCACGACGCGGTCGGCGCGACGACACTCTTTGCGACGCATCACCACCCGCTGACCGAACTGGCCGACGACCTCGCAGCCGCCGTTCCACTCCACTTCGAGGTCGACCAGGACGACGGCGAGGTCGTGTTCCACCACGAGATCGCGCCCGGCGCGGCAACGGGCTCGTATGGCGTCGAGGTCGCGACCGCGGCCGGCGTCCCCAAAGACGTGGTCGATCGGGCACGAGAACTGGTCGCTGACGCAGCAGCCGCGGAAGCCGGCGCGGGCGACAGCGCCGACGAGGAGGCTGGCGACACCGACTCGAGCGATCGCCCGACTGTCGACGCCGACGGCGAGTCGACCGCGCCAGCGACCGCAGACGGCGGGGACGTGCCAGCGGACGTGGCAGCCGAACTCCGTGCGCTCGATCTCGCCCACCTCACCCCCGTCGAAGCGCTGACAGAACTCGATCGGCTCAAGCGACTGCTCGAGGAGTGA
- a CDS encoding YbhB/YbcL family Raf kinase inhibitor-like protein has product MEALTLTSPAFDDGERIPAKYGYTNDNVNPPLEIDGVPDDAEALALIVDDPDARAPAGKIWDHWVVWNVPTATATIPEDWHPTEATEGTNDYGEHGYGGPNPPDREHTYRFELYALDASLDLDSDAGADELRSAMEGHVFEQTRLEGTYPA; this is encoded by the coding sequence ATGGAAGCACTGACACTCACAAGTCCGGCGTTCGACGACGGGGAACGTATCCCCGCGAAGTACGGCTATACAAACGATAACGTCAATCCGCCACTCGAGATCGACGGCGTTCCTGACGACGCCGAAGCGCTCGCGCTGATCGTGGACGATCCCGACGCGAGAGCGCCTGCTGGGAAAATCTGGGACCACTGGGTCGTCTGGAACGTCCCGACGGCGACGGCGACGATTCCCGAGGACTGGCACCCGACCGAGGCGACCGAGGGAACGAACGACTACGGCGAACACGGCTACGGTGGCCCGAACCCGCCGGACAGGGAACACACCTACCGGTTTGAACTGTACGCGTTGGACGCGTCGCTAGACCTCGACTCCGACGCCGGCGCGGACGAGCTTCGGTCGGCAATGGAAGGCCACGTCTTCGAGCAAACGCGCCTCGAGGGGACGTATCCGGCCTGA
- the nucS gene encoding endonuclease NucS: MTESEHGQRTETLQEPVMAAARDVITRGFERDAIVTVFGRCTVDYDGRATSYLEAGDRHVMLKPDGSALVHTDEGQQPVNWQPPGCDHDVFCEDGALVLESRRSTPDERLLVRFQEVLQVSAFAGSDENDLALVGTEEDLRQRILEEPELLEPGFTPLATERDTPAGAVDIYGEDAADRSVVVELKRRRVGPDAVSQLRRYVDALGRDLHADATVRGILVAPSVTDRAARLLDDHGLEFVSLEPPAE, from the coding sequence GTGACGGAGTCAGAGCACGGCCAGCGAACGGAAACCCTTCAGGAGCCGGTGATGGCGGCAGCCCGAGACGTGATTACCCGCGGGTTCGAGCGCGATGCAATCGTGACCGTCTTCGGGCGCTGTACCGTCGATTATGACGGTCGGGCGACGAGCTATCTCGAGGCGGGCGACCGCCACGTCATGCTCAAACCCGACGGCTCGGCGCTGGTCCACACTGATGAAGGCCAGCAGCCGGTCAACTGGCAGCCGCCGGGCTGTGACCACGATGTTTTCTGCGAAGATGGTGCGCTCGTCCTCGAGAGCCGCCGATCGACGCCAGACGAACGTCTTCTGGTCCGGTTTCAGGAGGTACTGCAGGTTTCTGCGTTCGCCGGGTCCGACGAGAACGATCTCGCCCTCGTCGGCACCGAAGAAGACCTCCGCCAACGGATCCTTGAGGAGCCAGAGCTGCTCGAGCCCGGCTTTACCCCACTTGCAACCGAGCGCGACACGCCGGCAGGTGCGGTCGACATCTACGGTGAGGACGCGGCTGACCGATCAGTTGTCGTAGAACTGAAACGTCGGCGGGTCGGTCCCGATGCGGTGAGCCAGCTTCGGCGGTACGTCGACGCGCTCGGGCGAGACCTCCATGCGGATGCGACCGTTCGCGGGATTCTCGTCGCGCCGTCGGTGACCGATCGCGCGGCGCGACTGCTCGACGATCACGGCCTCGAGTTCGTCTCGCTCGAGCCGCCGGCGGAGTGA
- a CDS encoding beta-CASP ribonuclease aCPSF1, which yields MSTVEQQLDDLKAQITSELPSDISVSSVKYEGPELVVYTRDPKKFAQQGDLIRQLASKLRKRITVRPDPSVLSRPEQAREEIMDVIPDEAGVTDLDFHADTGEVVIEAEKPGMVIGRHGSTLREITKNVGWTPEVVRTPPIESSTVSNVRSFLKQERDDRRDILEKVGRQIHREEMSDDEYVRISTLGCCREVGRASFILSTPETRILIDCGDKPGAEGEVPYLHAPEAFGAGPQSIDAVVLTHAHLDHSAFIPLLFKYGYDGPIYCTEPTRDLMGLLTLDYLDVAAKEGRSPPYESEQVREAIKHTIPLEYGDVTDIAPDVKLTFHNAGHILGSAVSHFHIGDGLYNVAFSGDIHYEDTRLFNGAVNDFPRVETLVLESTYGGRNDYQTDQQDSEEKLKEVINETYEKGGKIVIPAFAVGRSQEIMLVLEEAMRNGDIPSMPVHLDGMIWEATAIHTTYPEYLRDDLRDRIFHEDENPFLAEEFNHIDSGEEERQDVADGDSCIILSTSGMVTGGPIMSWLSHIGPDPDSTLLFVGYQAQGTLGRRIQNGWDEIPTSEVGAMGNGGGRGTLSLNMNVETVDGFSGHADRAGLENFVKTMNPRPEKVLCVHGDERSTQDLSSALYHNYDMRTFAPKNLETFRFL from the coding sequence ATGAGCACTGTAGAGCAGCAACTCGACGATCTCAAAGCACAGATCACGAGCGAGTTACCGAGCGATATCTCGGTCTCCTCGGTGAAATACGAAGGCCCCGAACTGGTGGTCTACACCCGCGACCCGAAGAAATTCGCCCAGCAGGGCGATCTCATTCGCCAGCTCGCGAGTAAGCTTCGCAAGCGGATCACCGTCCGGCCCGACCCAAGCGTTCTCTCGCGACCCGAACAGGCCCGCGAGGAGATTATGGACGTCATCCCCGACGAAGCAGGGGTGACCGACCTCGACTTTCACGCCGACACCGGCGAGGTCGTCATCGAGGCCGAAAAGCCCGGCATGGTGATCGGCCGTCACGGCTCGACGCTCCGTGAAATCACGAAAAACGTCGGCTGGACGCCCGAAGTCGTCCGCACGCCGCCGATCGAATCCTCGACCGTCTCGAACGTTCGGAGCTTCCTCAAACAGGAACGCGACGACCGACGGGACATCTTGGAGAAGGTCGGCCGACAGATCCACCGCGAAGAGATGTCCGACGACGAGTACGTCCGCATCTCCACGTTGGGCTGCTGTCGCGAGGTCGGTCGGGCATCTTTCATCCTTTCGACGCCCGAAACCCGGATTCTCATCGACTGCGGTGACAAACCCGGCGCAGAGGGAGAAGTCCCCTATCTCCACGCCCCGGAAGCGTTCGGTGCAGGCCCACAGTCGATCGACGCCGTCGTCCTCACCCACGCTCACCTCGACCACTCCGCGTTTATCCCGCTGTTGTTCAAATACGGCTACGACGGCCCGATCTACTGTACCGAACCCACGCGGGACCTGATGGGCCTGCTGACGCTCGACTATCTCGACGTTGCGGCCAAGGAAGGCCGAAGCCCACCCTACGAGAGCGAACAGGTCCGCGAAGCGATCAAACACACCATCCCGCTCGAGTACGGCGACGTCACCGACATCGCGCCCGACGTCAAACTCACCTTCCACAACGCCGGTCACATCCTCGGGTCGGCCGTCTCACACTTCCACATCGGCGACGGCCTCTACAACGTTGCCTTCTCCGGCGACATCCACTACGAGGACACCCGCCTGTTCAACGGCGCGGTCAACGACTTCCCGCGCGTCGAAACGCTCGTCCTCGAGTCGACCTACGGCGGTCGCAACGACTACCAGACTGACCAGCAAGACTCCGAAGAGAAACTCAAGGAAGTCATCAACGAGACCTACGAGAAGGGCGGCAAGATCGTCATTCCGGCGTTCGCGGTCGGTCGCTCCCAGGAAATCATGCTCGTCTTGGAAGAGGCGATGCGCAACGGCGACATCCCCTCGATGCCGGTCCACTTAGACGGCATGATCTGGGAGGCAACGGCGATCCACACCACCTACCCCGAGTACCTCCGTGACGACCTGCGCGACCGCATCTTCCACGAGGACGAAAACCCCTTCCTCGCCGAGGAGTTCAACCACATCGACAGCGGCGAGGAGGAACGCCAAGACGTCGCCGACGGCGACTCCTGTATCATCCTCTCGACCTCGGGGATGGTCACCGGCGGCCCGATCATGTCCTGGCTCTCGCATATCGGCCCTGACCCGGACTCGACGCTGCTCTTCGTCGGCTACCAGGCCCAGGGCACCCTCGGCCGACGTATTCAGAACGGCTGGGACGAGATCCCAACGAGCGAAGTCGGCGCCATGGGCAACGGCGGCGGCCGCGGCACCCTCTCGCTGAACATGAACGTCGAAACCGTCGACGGCTTCTCCGGCCACGCCGACCGCGCCGGCCTCGAGAACTTCGTCAAAACGATGAACCCACGCCCCGAGAAAGTCCTCTGTGTCCACGGCGACGAACGCTCCACGCAGGACCTCTCGTCGGCGCTCTACCATAACTACGATATGCGAACCTTCGCCCCGAAGAATCTGGAAACCTTCCGTTTCCTCTGA
- the bluB gene encoding 5,6-dimethylbenzimidazole synthase, with protein sequence MVAFTDAERDAVYKTIYARRDIRRFRDEPVPDEVLDRLLQAAHHAPSVGFSQPWDLVVVSDGETKAEIASIAERAIAAAREGYEEPRRSEFAELKLEGIRESPINICVTCDPTRGAPHVLGRSSMKRADVYSTCLAVQNLWLAARAEGVGVGWVSVLYPYEVQEVLDIPPHVKPVAYLCLGYPEDGFPEEPVLQQEGWRERLDMETLVHEERWEGDESTVADGEAAISSDDGQ encoded by the coding sequence ATGGTTGCATTCACGGACGCGGAGCGGGATGCGGTGTACAAGACGATCTACGCCCGGCGCGACATTCGGCGATTTCGTGACGAGCCGGTTCCTGATGAGGTCCTCGATCGACTGCTGCAGGCCGCCCACCACGCGCCGAGCGTCGGGTTTTCACAGCCCTGGGATCTCGTCGTCGTCAGCGACGGGGAGACCAAAGCTGAAATCGCGTCGATCGCAGAACGCGCCATCGCGGCCGCCCGTGAAGGCTACGAGGAACCGCGGCGAAGCGAGTTCGCGGAGCTGAAACTCGAGGGAATTCGTGAGTCACCGATCAACATCTGCGTGACCTGCGATCCGACCCGCGGCGCGCCCCACGTGTTGGGCCGCAGTTCGATGAAGCGTGCTGACGTCTACTCGACGTGTCTCGCGGTGCAGAATCTCTGGCTGGCTGCTCGAGCGGAGGGTGTCGGCGTCGGTTGGGTGAGTGTCCTCTACCCCTACGAGGTCCAGGAGGTACTCGACATTCCGCCACACGTCAAGCCGGTCGCGTATCTCTGTCTTGGCTATCCGGAAGACGGCTTCCCCGAGGAACCCGTGCTTCAGCAGGAAGGATGGCGTGAGCGACTCGATATGGAGACGCTCGTCCACGAGGAACGCTGGGAGGGTGACGAGTCGACAGTGGCCGACGGCGAAGCGGCTATCTCATCGGACGACGGTCAGTGA